The Virgibacillus phasianinus genome includes a window with the following:
- the mnmH gene encoding tRNA 2-selenouridine(34) synthase MnmH — MVQDISLNKLFEMQSKENHTMIDVRSPKEFEEATIPGSINIPVFDNDERAEVGTIYKQKGPDAAKERGLEIFSAKLPDFIKTFSSIKTSKTVFCWRGGMRSKTAATVLDLMGNHAFRLSGGIRSYRQWVVQSLNNFTITSKAYVINGYTGSGKTILLEKLQESGYPVLDLEGMASHRGSIFGQIGLKPSNQKKFESLLLDRLLHYQNSPFIFMEGESKRIGKVTIPDFLYNHKEEGTQIFINLPTDERVKNILDDYQPWNYPEKFMEAFLLIKKRIHTPIAKAIHEHLANEEFSSAVQLLLEYYYDPRYEHAAKAYSDDKKIMIYAQTIDEAFNQIQHLLKEKEYNVR; from the coding sequence ATGGTTCAGGATATTTCATTAAATAAATTATTCGAAATGCAAAGTAAAGAAAACCACACGATGATCGATGTCCGTTCTCCAAAGGAATTTGAAGAGGCAACCATTCCTGGAAGCATTAATATTCCGGTTTTTGATAATGATGAACGTGCTGAAGTGGGAACCATCTATAAACAAAAGGGACCTGATGCCGCAAAGGAACGGGGACTGGAAATATTCTCGGCAAAGCTTCCCGACTTTATCAAAACGTTTAGCAGTATAAAAACCTCCAAAACAGTCTTTTGCTGGCGAGGAGGTATGCGCAGCAAAACTGCCGCTACAGTCCTGGATTTAATGGGTAATCATGCCTTTCGATTAAGTGGCGGTATCCGGTCTTACCGGCAATGGGTTGTTCAATCATTGAACAATTTTACGATCACATCAAAAGCCTACGTAATAAACGGTTATACTGGATCTGGAAAGACTATTCTCTTAGAAAAATTGCAGGAAAGCGGCTACCCTGTTCTTGATTTAGAGGGAATGGCAAGTCATCGCGGTTCGATTTTCGGTCAAATTGGTCTGAAACCCAGCAACCAGAAAAAGTTTGAATCACTGTTACTTGATAGGTTATTACACTATCAAAATTCACCCTTTATTTTCATGGAAGGTGAAAGCAAACGGATTGGTAAAGTAACCATCCCTGATTTCTTATACAATCATAAGGAAGAAGGGACGCAGATTTTCATCAATCTCCCTACAGATGAACGCGTGAAAAATATTTTGGATGATTACCAGCCTTGGAACTATCCTGAAAAATTTATGGAGGCCTTTCTCCTGATTAAAAAGCGGATCCATACTCCTATTGCCAAAGCAATTCATGAGCATTTAGCGAACGAGGAGTTTAGCTCTGCCGTTCAGTTGTTGCTTGAATATTATTATGATCCACGCTATGAGCATGCTGCCAAGGCGTATTCAGATGATAAAAAAATCATGATATATGCACAAACAATTGATGAAGCATTCAACCAGATTCAACACTTGCTAAAAGAAAAAGAATATAACGTGAGGTGA
- the selD gene encoding selenide, water dikinase SelD: MVNSNTVKLTSLSSKGGCGCKIGPADLDQVLRKLPSANPNPNVLVGLDTSDDAGVYKLSDDIAMVQTVDFFTPIVDDPYAFGQIAATNAISDVYAMGGKPVTALNIVAFPISTLNKSILSDILRGAGDKLKEAGIALVGGHSIDDQEPKFGLAVTGVVHPDKVRTNTGAKPGDKLILTKPIGVGILTTSIKNGLLHNDEIERVTNVMTTLNKTASEAMSEYDVHACTDVTGFGLLGHASEMAKGSDVGLSIYYDQVPVLPRVKELAEAGSVPGGTKNNFEHLVDSITFPETMDQYDQWILCDAVTSGGLLISLSDQDANPLLQDLRNKGVEAQIIGEVTDGNTGNIIVHKD; encoded by the coding sequence GATCAAGTTCTTCGTAAACTGCCATCAGCCAATCCAAATCCGAACGTACTGGTAGGACTTGACACGAGTGATGATGCTGGTGTCTATAAATTAAGCGATGACATCGCAATGGTACAAACCGTAGACTTTTTCACCCCCATTGTCGATGATCCCTACGCGTTTGGTCAAATTGCAGCAACAAATGCCATCAGTGATGTTTACGCGATGGGGGGTAAACCAGTAACTGCACTGAACATTGTAGCATTCCCTATTTCCACTCTGAACAAAAGTATACTTAGTGATATTCTGCGCGGTGCAGGGGATAAACTGAAGGAGGCCGGCATTGCACTAGTCGGCGGTCACTCGATTGATGACCAGGAGCCAAAGTTTGGCCTGGCTGTTACGGGAGTTGTTCACCCGGATAAAGTTCGTACAAATACTGGCGCAAAACCTGGCGATAAACTTATTTTAACTAAACCAATCGGTGTTGGTATTCTAACGACATCTATTAAAAATGGCTTATTGCACAACGATGAAATCGAGCGCGTGACAAACGTGATGACAACATTAAATAAAACTGCATCAGAAGCAATGAGTGAATATGATGTACACGCCTGCACCGATGTTACAGGATTTGGGTTATTAGGCCACGCATCTGAGATGGCTAAAGGCAGTGACGTGGGCTTGTCAATTTATTACGACCAAGTTCCGGTTTTACCACGAGTAAAGGAACTTGCTGAAGCGGGATCCGTCCCCGGTGGAACAAAAAATAATTTTGAGCATCTGGTCGATTCTATAACATTTCCAGAGACAATGGATCAGTACGATCAATGGATTCTGTGTGATGCTGTAACTTCAGGCGGTCTATTAATCTCCCTTTCGGATCAAGACGCAAACCCACTGCTTCAAGACCTGCGGAACAAAGGTGTAGAAGCTCAGATTATAGGTGAGGTAACAGATGGCAATACTGGAAATATTATTGTACACAAAGATTAG